Proteins encoded within one genomic window of Natator depressus isolate rNatDep1 chromosome 1, rNatDep2.hap1, whole genome shotgun sequence:
- the LOC141980668 gene encoding olfactory receptor 51G2-like, whose protein sequence is MSAVNDTKFSSAVFLLTGIPGQEDVHLWISIPFCLVYVISIAGNSVILFIIKTDPSLHEPMYIFLSMLAITDLALSISTMPTTLGIFLFNSREISLDACFAQLFFIHSLSIIESSVLLLMAFDRFVAICYPLRYASILTLSRIGKMGLVFVLRGVAVIFPLPFLLKQFRYCRANVLSHCYCLHQEVMKMACSDITVNYIYGFFLTVSMVGLDSLFIFLSYVMILKTVLKVASRMECLRALNTCVSHLCAVLLFYTPEIGLAVIHRFEEGSPPLLKVLLGYISLFVPPLMNPIVYSVKSKQLRARIIRVFVK, encoded by the coding sequence ATGTCAGCTGTTAATGACaccaaattcagctctgcagtgttCCTTCTCActgggatacctgggcaggaagaCGTCCATCTCTGGATCTCTATCCCCTTCTGCTTAGTGTATGTTATTTCAATAGCAGGAAATTCAGTCATTCtgttcattataaaaacagatccgagcctccatgagcccatgtacattttcctttccatgttggccATCACAGACCTTGCCTTATCCATATCCACCATGCCTACAACCCTGGGTATATTCTTGTTTAACTCTAGGGAGATCAGTCTGGATGCTTGTTTTGCCCAGCTGTTCTTCATTCACTCACTTTCAATCATTGAATCATCGGTACTCCTGTTGATGGCCTTTGATCGATTCGTTGCTATCTGTTACCCACTGAGATATGCTTCTATCTTAACCCTTTCGAGAATTGGAAAGATGGGACTGGTGTTTGTGCTAAGAGGAGTGGCTGTTATATTcccactcccctttctccttAAACAGTTCCGATACTGTCGAGCCAATGTCCTCTCTCATTGCTACTGTCTTCACCAAGAGGTCATGAAGATGGCTTGTTCGGACATCACAGTCAACTACATCTATGGCTTCTTTCTTACAGTCTCCATGGTGGGGTTGGATTCACTGTTCATCTTCCTCTCATATGTGATGATCCTTAAAACAGTGCTTAAAGTTGCATCCCGCATGGAGTGCCTTAGGGCCCTGAACACATGTGtctcccatctctgtgctgtCCTACTCTTCTACACACCAGAGATTGGTTTGGCTGTGATACACAGATTTGAGGAGGGTTCTCCTCCATTGCTCAAGGTTCTCCTGGGCTACATCTCTCTATTTGTCCCACCACTTATGAACCCAATTGTGTACAGTGTGAAAAGCAAACAGCTTCGTGCAAGGATAATCAGGGTGTTTGTCAAGTGA